From the genome of Epinephelus moara isolate mb chromosome 10, YSFRI_EMoa_1.0, whole genome shotgun sequence, one region includes:
- the ttc22 gene encoding tetratricopeptide repeat protein 22, which translates to MEADGTKDIESLMEDMDYIPGHFHLDLNLNCDPVGPVKLRLRDTYLKQESLRGELEAEAGYLQYAVRNLLGLLAFHLEHLDTAEEIFRSICKEDPGNLNAWANLGYVYDKLSREFDAGECVEKVSHLMGLDGGEDSQEEARILAARCLAEQAYVYPYDVELDSEEDLRDRLTAALTLYNRALDYGGQLIPTEEKRSWYFKMATIYIRLDDIVKTKDDSEYSRLSHYNKGLRLLNETLESEKKQHKALAWCYVGIMLERKEEFSTVPMSIHDCGYSASDPLSCFGTAINLASGDAFTLNLLAKVFFLLGKHEMATGICNMALNVLPDPELNWQAYCTRAKINMMLYVRDLEKAKHGEGGIPDRQRLTEARKDLDKVLSVRPCLRTHLEMAQVYYYMGVDALQESLLVDEASVNSALVSLSHALQFHLGDSLPDLHVLRGRCLLLKGEEQNAADCFKRAMELEKPGSTDTTALRCLLQALLTLFMQEGPDPSLAITQLELCVQKAEERYPQDFVKSELRCLYRTHTAEVTELSRALIRTGRLDLVRRLLETIVPKQLHKKKPKPRSFLFA; encoded by the exons atGGAGGCAGACGGCACAAAGGACATCGAGTCTCTCATGGAGGACATGGACTACATCCCTGGCCATTTCCACCTGGACCTCAACCTCAACTGTGATCCCGTTGGACCTGTGAAGCTGAGACTCAGGGACACTTACCTAAAGCAGGAGAGCCTGCGAGGCGAGCTGGAGGCCGAAGCTGGGTATCTACAGTACGCTGTCCGAAATCTGCTGGGTCTGCTGGCTTTTCACCTGGAACATTTAGACACAGCTGAGGAAATTTTCAG AAGCATTTGTAAGGAAGACCCTGGTAACCTCAACGCCTGGGCCAACCTGGGCTACGTGTACGACAAGCTGAGCAGAGAGTTTGATGCAGGGGAGTGTGTGGAGAAAGTGTCCCATCTCATGGGGTTGGACGGTGGAGAGGATTCTCAGGAAGAGGCCAGGATCCTGGCGGCTCGCTGCCTGGCTGAGCAAGCTTATGTTTATCCCTACGATGTGGAGCTGGACAGTGAGGAAGacctgagagacagactgacagcagCGTTGACACTTTACAACAGAGCCCTGGACTACGGGGGTCAGCTG ataCCAACAGAGGAAAAACGAAGCTGGTATTTTAAAATGGCAACCATCTATATAAg ACTGGATGACATAGTGAAGACCAAAGATGACTCTGAATACTCCAGACTCTCTCACTACAATAAGGGACTGAGGCTTCTCAATGAAACACTagaatcagaaaaaaaacaacacaaag CTCTGGCCTGGTGTTATGTCGGCATCATGttagagaggaaggaagagtTCTCCACTGTGCCCATGTCTATACATGACTGTGGCTACTCAGCCTCCGATCCCCTATCCTGCTTTGGAACT GCTATAAACTTGGCTAGTGGTGATGCATTCACCCTAAACCTTTTGGCAAAGGTCTTCTTTCTACTGGGCAAACATGAGATGGCCACAGGAATCTGCAACATGGCCCTGAACGTGCTCCCAGACCCAGAGCTCAACTGGCAGGCTTACTGCACCCGTGCCAAG atcAATATGATGCTCTACGTCAGGGACCTGGAGAAGGCAAAACATGGTGAAGGTGGAATCCCAGACCGACAGAGGCTAACTGAGGCAAGAAAAGACTTGGATAAGGTTCTTAGTGTACGTCCATGTCTGCGGACACACCTGGAGATGGCACAG GTGTACTACTACATGGGTGTAGATGCACTCCAGGAGAGTCTTTTGGTGGATGAGGCGTCAGTGAACAGTGCGTTGGTGAGTCTGTCCCACGCCCTACAGTTTCATCTGGGTGACAGCTTGCCTGACCTCCACGTGCTCCGAGGACGCTGCCTCCTGCTGAAGGGCGAGGAGCAGAACGCTGCAGACTGCTTCAAACGTGCTATGGAGTTGGAGAAACCAGGGAGCACAGACACCACAGCCCTGCGCTGCCTCCTACAGGCGCTCTTGACTCTGTTCATGCAGGAAGGCCCTGACCCAAGCCTTGCCATCACCCAGCTGGAGTTATGTGTGCAAAAGGCAGAGGAGAGGTACCCCCAGGACTTTGTTAAGTCTGAGCTGAGGTGTCTGTACAGGACTCACACAGCAGAGGTCACAGAGTTATCCAGAGCTCTGATCAGAACAGGCAGACTGGACCTAGTGAGGAGGCTACTGGAGACAATAGTGCCTAAACAACTGCATAAGAAGAAACCAAAGCCTCGGTCTTTCCTCTTTGCATGA
- the lurap1 gene encoding leucine rich adaptor protein 1, which produces MDEGTASETIPDLKDIEVKIGRKTPEGLLRWMREEASSLRGDAKLATAHDTSKETGKKSLDEKIRKLKMEMAHLRSVDVKILQQLLAVHEGIEAVKWLLEERSTLTSRCSSLTSSQYSLGEGPDTSWRGSWSSLQDPNDKLDNISIGSYLDTLADDMDEYCPSSSESVICSTTPLVSEATAGGRTGGGPGATVTAAGVGVRSGTGTGSGNRAGPNENGNGVGNGMEVKSGPGTGVTSAMTGTGKPAAPVSFPQAQSESPKQDAPVWTKVAETGKGSPVSKDNTVKANGILEKPVTQTGSPTRSSLNEKLGTSQSPKLKPYKNGKIELDTCKMNGKMHLEYDAHWRWVQSQEDVTFL; this is translated from the exons ATGGACGAAGGCACTGCCAGCGAGACCATCCCAGATCTGAAAGACATAGAGGTGAAAATTGGCCGGAAGACCCCCGAGGGTTTGCTCAGGTGGATGCGGGAAGAGGCGTCCTCTCTCCGGGGAGACGCCAAGCTGGCTACGGCGCACGACACCAGCAAGGAGACGGGGAAGAAGAGTTTGGATGAAAAGATCAGGAAATTGAAGATGGAGATG GCTCACTTGCGCTCGGTGGATGTAAAGatcttgcagcagctgttggCGGTCCATGAAGGCATCGAGGCAGTGAAATGGCTGCTGGAGGAGCGCAGCACGCTGACAAGCCGCTGCAGCAGCCTAACCAGCAGCCAGTACAGCCTGGGCGAGGGCCCCGACACCTCCTGGAGAGGCTCCTGGAGCAGCCTGCAGGACCCCAACGACAAGCTGGACAACATCTCCATCGGCAGCTACTTGGACACCCTGGCGGATGACATGGATGAGTATTGCCCCTCAAGCTCGGAGTCGGTTATTTGCTCCACCACACCGCTGGTGTCAGAGGCTACTGCTGGGGGCCGGACAGGGGGAGGCCCTGGGGCCACGGTAACAGCAGCTGGGGTAGGTGTGAGGTCTGGTACTGGGACTGGAAGTGGGAATCGGGCTGGGCCAAATGAAAATGGCAATGGGGTTGGAAATGGGATGGAGGTGAAAAGTGGACCAGGGACTGGGGTTACCAGTGCTATGACTGGGACTGGGAAACcagctgctcctgtcagctTTCCGCAAGCCCAGTCTGAAAGCCCTAAACAAGATGCTCCGGTCTGGACCAAGGTTGCAGAGACAGGTAAAGGAAGCCCAGTTTCTAAGGACAATACCGTCAAGGCTAATGGTATCCTGGAGAAACCAGTCACACAAACAGGCAGCCCAACCCGCTCCAGCCTCAACGAGAAACTGGGAACCAGCCAGAGCCCCAAACTCAAACCTTACAAAAACGGAAAGATTGAGTTGGATACCTGCAAAATGAACGGCAAAATGCATCTGGAGTATGACGCGCACTGGCGGTGGGTGCAGTCGCAAGAAGATGTGACGTTTTTGTAA